In Felis catus isolate Fca126 chromosome A3, F.catus_Fca126_mat1.0, whole genome shotgun sequence, a single genomic region encodes these proteins:
- the KHK gene encoding ketohexokinase isoform X5, with the protein MEDKQILCVGLVVLDIINVVDKYPEEDTDSRCLSQRWQRGGNASNSCTVLSLLGAPCAFMGSLAPGHVADFVLDDLRRYSVDLRYTVFQTTGSVPISTVIINEASGSRTILHAYSFLVADFRQRGVDVSQVAWQGRGETPCSCCIVNNCNGSRTIVLYDTNLPDVSAADFDKVDLTRFKWIHIEGRNASEQVQMLQRIEQHNARQPPGQKIRVSVEVEKPREELFQLFGYGDVVFVSKDVARHLGFRSAVEALRGLYGRVRKG; encoded by the exons ATGGAGGACAAGCAGATCCTGTGCGTGGGGCTAGTGGTGCTGGACATCATCAATGTAGTGGACAAGTACCCGGAGGAGGACACGGACAGCAG GTGCTTGTCCCAGAGATGGCAGCGTGGAGGCAACGCATCTAATTCCTGCACCGTCCTCTCCCTGCTCGGAGCCCCCTGTGCCTTCATGGGCTCGCTGGCCCCGGGCCATGTTGCCGA TTTTGTCCTGGATGACCTCCGCCGCTATTCTGTGGACCTACGCTACACAGTCTTTCAGACCACGGGCTCTGTCCCCATCTCCACAGTCATCATCAACGAGGCCAGTGGTAGCCGCACCATCCTCCATGCCTACAG CTTCCTGGTGGCCGACTTCAGGCAGCGGGGCGTGGATGTGTCTCAGGTGGCCtggcagggcagaggggaaaCCCCATGCTCTTGCTGCATCGTCAACAACTGCAATGGCTCCCGCACCATTGTGCTCTACGACAC GAACCTGCCAGATGTGTCTGCTGCGGACTTTGACAAGGTTGATCTGACCCGGTTCAAGTGGATCCACATCGAG ggcCGGAATGCATCGGAACAGGTGCAGATGCTGCAGCGGATAGAACAGCACAATGCCAGGCAGCCTCCAGGTCAAAAGATCCGAGTGTCCGTGGAAGTGGAGAAGCCCCGAGAGGAGCTGTTCCAGCTGTTTGGCTATGGAGACGTG GTGTTTGTCAGCAAAGATGTGGCCAGGCACTTGGGGTTCCGGTCAGCAGTGGAGGCCCTGAGGGGCTTGTATGGTCGTGTGAGGAaagggtga
- the KHK gene encoding ketohexokinase isoform X4 — protein sequence MEDKQILCVGLVVLDIINVVDKYPEEDTDSRCLSQRWQRGGNASNSCTVLSLLGAPCAFMGSLAPGHVADFVLDDLRRYSVDLRYTVFQTTGSVPISTVIINEASGSRTILHAYSFLVADFRQRGVDVSQVAWQGRGETPCSCCIVNNCNGSRTIVLYDTNLPDVSAADFDKVDLTRFKWIHIEGRNASEQVQMLQRIEQHNARQPPGQKIRVSVEVEKPREELFQLFGYGDVTCASEALSCRGRSLASLKLPRRKDWRNHGQRDV from the exons ATGGAGGACAAGCAGATCCTGTGCGTGGGGCTAGTGGTGCTGGACATCATCAATGTAGTGGACAAGTACCCGGAGGAGGACACGGACAGCAG GTGCTTGTCCCAGAGATGGCAGCGTGGAGGCAACGCATCTAATTCCTGCACCGTCCTCTCCCTGCTCGGAGCCCCCTGTGCCTTCATGGGCTCGCTGGCCCCGGGCCATGTTGCCGA TTTTGTCCTGGATGACCTCCGCCGCTATTCTGTGGACCTACGCTACACAGTCTTTCAGACCACGGGCTCTGTCCCCATCTCCACAGTCATCATCAACGAGGCCAGTGGTAGCCGCACCATCCTCCATGCCTACAG CTTCCTGGTGGCCGACTTCAGGCAGCGGGGCGTGGATGTGTCTCAGGTGGCCtggcagggcagaggggaaaCCCCATGCTCTTGCTGCATCGTCAACAACTGCAATGGCTCCCGCACCATTGTGCTCTACGACAC GAACCTGCCAGATGTGTCTGCTGCGGACTTTGACAAGGTTGATCTGACCCGGTTCAAGTGGATCCACATCGAG ggcCGGAATGCATCGGAACAGGTGCAGATGCTGCAGCGGATAGAACAGCACAATGCCAGGCAGCCTCCAGGTCAAAAGATCCGAGTGTCCGTGGAAGTGGAGAAGCCCCGAGAGGAGCTGTTCCAGCTGTTTGGCTATGGAGACGTG ACATGCGCGTCTGAAGCCCTGAGCTGCCGTGGAAGAAGTCTGGCGTCCCTGAAGCTACCACGCCGAAAAGACTGGAGAAACCACGGACAGCGAGATGTCTGA
- the KHK gene encoding ketohexokinase isoform X1, whose amino-acid sequence MEDKQILCVGLVVLDIINVVDKYPEEDTDSRCLSQRWQRGGNASNSCTVLSLLGAPCAFMGSLAPGHVADFVLDDLRRYSVDLRYTVFQTTGSVPISTVIINEASGSRTILHAYSFLVADFRQRGVDVSQVAWQGRGETPCSCCIVNNCNGSRTIVLYDTNLPDVSAADFDKVDLTRFKWIHIEGRNASEQVQMLQRIEQHNARQPPGQKIRVSVEVEKPREELFQLFGYGDVVFVSKDVARHLGFRSAVEALRGLYGRVRKGAMLVCAWAEEGADALGPDGQLLHSDAFPPPRVVDTLGAGDTFNASVIFSLSQGKSMQEALRFGCQVAGKKCGLQGFDGIV is encoded by the exons ATGGAGGACAAGCAGATCCTGTGCGTGGGGCTAGTGGTGCTGGACATCATCAATGTAGTGGACAAGTACCCGGAGGAGGACACGGACAGCAG GTGCTTGTCCCAGAGATGGCAGCGTGGAGGCAACGCATCTAATTCCTGCACCGTCCTCTCCCTGCTCGGAGCCCCCTGTGCCTTCATGGGCTCGCTGGCCCCGGGCCATGTTGCCGA TTTTGTCCTGGATGACCTCCGCCGCTATTCTGTGGACCTACGCTACACAGTCTTTCAGACCACGGGCTCTGTCCCCATCTCCACAGTCATCATCAACGAGGCCAGTGGTAGCCGCACCATCCTCCATGCCTACAG CTTCCTGGTGGCCGACTTCAGGCAGCGGGGCGTGGATGTGTCTCAGGTGGCCtggcagggcagaggggaaaCCCCATGCTCTTGCTGCATCGTCAACAACTGCAATGGCTCCCGCACCATTGTGCTCTACGACAC GAACCTGCCAGATGTGTCTGCTGCGGACTTTGACAAGGTTGATCTGACCCGGTTCAAGTGGATCCACATCGAG ggcCGGAATGCATCGGAACAGGTGCAGATGCTGCAGCGGATAGAACAGCACAATGCCAGGCAGCCTCCAGGTCAAAAGATCCGAGTGTCCGTGGAAGTGGAGAAGCCCCGAGAGGAGCTGTTCCAGCTGTTTGGCTATGGAGACGTG GTGTTTGTCAGCAAAGATGTGGCCAGGCACTTGGGGTTCCGGTCAGCAGTGGAGGCCCTGAGGGGCTTGTATGGTCGTGTGAGGAaagg GGCTATGCTAGTCTGCGCCTGGGCTGAGGAGGGCGCTGATGCCCTGGGCCCTGACGGACAGCTGCTTCACTCGGATGCTTTCCCTCCACCCCGGGTGGTGGATACTCTGGGGGCCGGAGACACCTTCAACGCCTCAGTCATATTCAGCCTGTCCCAGG GGAAGAGTATGCAGGAGGCTTTGAGATTTGGCTGCCAGGTGGCCGGCAAGAAGTGTGGCCTGCAGGGCTTTGATGGCATTGTGTGA
- the KHK gene encoding ketohexokinase isoform X2 codes for MEDKQILCVGLVVLDIINVVDKYPEEDTDSRCLSQRWQRGGNASNSCTVLSLLGAPCAFMGSLAPGHVADFLVADFRQRGVDVSQVAWQGRGETPCSCCIVNNCNGSRTIVLYDTNLPDVSAADFDKVDLTRFKWIHIEGRNASEQVQMLQRIEQHNARQPPGQKIRVSVEVEKPREELFQLFGYGDVVFVSKDVARHLGFRSAVEALRGLYGRVRKGAMLVCAWAEEGADALGPDGQLLHSDAFPPPRVVDTLGAGDTFNASVIFSLSQGKSMQEALRFGCQVAGKKCGLQGFDGIV; via the exons ATGGAGGACAAGCAGATCCTGTGCGTGGGGCTAGTGGTGCTGGACATCATCAATGTAGTGGACAAGTACCCGGAGGAGGACACGGACAGCAG GTGCTTGTCCCAGAGATGGCAGCGTGGAGGCAACGCATCTAATTCCTGCACCGTCCTCTCCCTGCTCGGAGCCCCCTGTGCCTTCATGGGCTCGCTGGCCCCGGGCCATGTTGCCGA CTTCCTGGTGGCCGACTTCAGGCAGCGGGGCGTGGATGTGTCTCAGGTGGCCtggcagggcagaggggaaaCCCCATGCTCTTGCTGCATCGTCAACAACTGCAATGGCTCCCGCACCATTGTGCTCTACGACAC GAACCTGCCAGATGTGTCTGCTGCGGACTTTGACAAGGTTGATCTGACCCGGTTCAAGTGGATCCACATCGAG ggcCGGAATGCATCGGAACAGGTGCAGATGCTGCAGCGGATAGAACAGCACAATGCCAGGCAGCCTCCAGGTCAAAAGATCCGAGTGTCCGTGGAAGTGGAGAAGCCCCGAGAGGAGCTGTTCCAGCTGTTTGGCTATGGAGACGTG GTGTTTGTCAGCAAAGATGTGGCCAGGCACTTGGGGTTCCGGTCAGCAGTGGAGGCCCTGAGGGGCTTGTATGGTCGTGTGAGGAaagg GGCTATGCTAGTCTGCGCCTGGGCTGAGGAGGGCGCTGATGCCCTGGGCCCTGACGGACAGCTGCTTCACTCGGATGCTTTCCCTCCACCCCGGGTGGTGGATACTCTGGGGGCCGGAGACACCTTCAACGCCTCAGTCATATTCAGCCTGTCCCAGG GGAAGAGTATGCAGGAGGCTTTGAGATTTGGCTGCCAGGTGGCCGGCAAGAAGTGTGGCCTGCAGGGCTTTGATGGCATTGTGTGA
- the KHK gene encoding ketohexokinase isoform X7, producing MEDKQILCVGLVVLDIINVVDKYPEEDTDSRCLSQRWQRGGNASNSCTVLSLLGAPCAFMGSLAPGHVAENLPDVSAADFDKVDLTRFKWIHIEGRNASEQVQMLQRIEQHNARQPPGQKIRVSVEVEKPREELFQLFGYGDVVFVSKDVARHLGFRSAVEALRGLYGRVRKGAMLVCAWAEEGADALGPDGQLLHSDAFPPPRVVDTLGAGDTFNASVIFSLSQGKSMQEALRFGCQVAGKKCGLQGFDGIV from the exons ATGGAGGACAAGCAGATCCTGTGCGTGGGGCTAGTGGTGCTGGACATCATCAATGTAGTGGACAAGTACCCGGAGGAGGACACGGACAGCAG GTGCTTGTCCCAGAGATGGCAGCGTGGAGGCAACGCATCTAATTCCTGCACCGTCCTCTCCCTGCTCGGAGCCCCCTGTGCCTTCATGGGCTCGCTGGCCCCGGGCCATGTTGCCGA GAACCTGCCAGATGTGTCTGCTGCGGACTTTGACAAGGTTGATCTGACCCGGTTCAAGTGGATCCACATCGAG ggcCGGAATGCATCGGAACAGGTGCAGATGCTGCAGCGGATAGAACAGCACAATGCCAGGCAGCCTCCAGGTCAAAAGATCCGAGTGTCCGTGGAAGTGGAGAAGCCCCGAGAGGAGCTGTTCCAGCTGTTTGGCTATGGAGACGTG GTGTTTGTCAGCAAAGATGTGGCCAGGCACTTGGGGTTCCGGTCAGCAGTGGAGGCCCTGAGGGGCTTGTATGGTCGTGTGAGGAaagg GGCTATGCTAGTCTGCGCCTGGGCTGAGGAGGGCGCTGATGCCCTGGGCCCTGACGGACAGCTGCTTCACTCGGATGCTTTCCCTCCACCCCGGGTGGTGGATACTCTGGGGGCCGGAGACACCTTCAACGCCTCAGTCATATTCAGCCTGTCCCAGG GGAAGAGTATGCAGGAGGCTTTGAGATTTGGCTGCCAGGTGGCCGGCAAGAAGTGTGGCCTGCAGGGCTTTGATGGCATTGTGTGA
- the KHK gene encoding ketohexokinase isoform X3 has protein sequence MEDKQILCVGLVVLDIINVVDKYPEEDTDSRCLSQRWQRGGNASNSCTVLSLLGAPCAFMGSLAPGHVADFVLDDLRRYSVDLRYTVFQTTGSVPISTVIINEASGSRTILHAYRNLPDVSAADFDKVDLTRFKWIHIEGRNASEQVQMLQRIEQHNARQPPGQKIRVSVEVEKPREELFQLFGYGDVVFVSKDVARHLGFRSAVEALRGLYGRVRKGAMLVCAWAEEGADALGPDGQLLHSDAFPPPRVVDTLGAGDTFNASVIFSLSQGKSMQEALRFGCQVAGKKCGLQGFDGIV, from the exons ATGGAGGACAAGCAGATCCTGTGCGTGGGGCTAGTGGTGCTGGACATCATCAATGTAGTGGACAAGTACCCGGAGGAGGACACGGACAGCAG GTGCTTGTCCCAGAGATGGCAGCGTGGAGGCAACGCATCTAATTCCTGCACCGTCCTCTCCCTGCTCGGAGCCCCCTGTGCCTTCATGGGCTCGCTGGCCCCGGGCCATGTTGCCGA TTTTGTCCTGGATGACCTCCGCCGCTATTCTGTGGACCTACGCTACACAGTCTTTCAGACCACGGGCTCTGTCCCCATCTCCACAGTCATCATCAACGAGGCCAGTGGTAGCCGCACCATCCTCCATGCCTACAG GAACCTGCCAGATGTGTCTGCTGCGGACTTTGACAAGGTTGATCTGACCCGGTTCAAGTGGATCCACATCGAG ggcCGGAATGCATCGGAACAGGTGCAGATGCTGCAGCGGATAGAACAGCACAATGCCAGGCAGCCTCCAGGTCAAAAGATCCGAGTGTCCGTGGAAGTGGAGAAGCCCCGAGAGGAGCTGTTCCAGCTGTTTGGCTATGGAGACGTG GTGTTTGTCAGCAAAGATGTGGCCAGGCACTTGGGGTTCCGGTCAGCAGTGGAGGCCCTGAGGGGCTTGTATGGTCGTGTGAGGAaagg GGCTATGCTAGTCTGCGCCTGGGCTGAGGAGGGCGCTGATGCCCTGGGCCCTGACGGACAGCTGCTTCACTCGGATGCTTTCCCTCCACCCCGGGTGGTGGATACTCTGGGGGCCGGAGACACCTTCAACGCCTCAGTCATATTCAGCCTGTCCCAGG GGAAGAGTATGCAGGAGGCTTTGAGATTTGGCTGCCAGGTGGCCGGCAAGAAGTGTGGCCTGCAGGGCTTTGATGGCATTGTGTGA
- the CGREF1 gene encoding cell growth regulator with EF hand domain protein 1, with protein MLPLTVRVLVLLLPLGQAAPKDGTVRLDPDLQQQPLPNPFQPGQEQLRLLQNYLQGLEKMEEEPEHMSREQVLLYLFALHDYDQSGQLDGLELLSMLTAALAPGAADFPIANPVILVVDKVLETQDLNGDGLMTPAELINFPGEAPSHTEPKEPLEPQDVGRQSLVAKSPSRPETQEALGPRGEDGGQVEARRESLEPVQEAGGQAEAEREAPAPGAEAIGQAEARDTGKEAEELPGETLESKDTPNDFEVHAVQLENDEI; from the exons ATGTTACCTTTGACAGTGAGAGTGTTAGTGCTGCTGCTGCCCTTGGGTCAGGCCGCTCCCAAGGACGGAACCGTGAG gctgGATCCTGACCTGCAGCAGCAGCCCTTGCCCAACCCCTTCCAGCCAGGCCAGGAGCAGCTCCG GCTTCTGCAGAACTACCTACAGGGACTGGAGAAGATGGAAGAGGAGCCGGAACACATGAGCCGGGAGCAGG TTCTCCTCTACCTCTTTGCCCTCCACGACTATGACCAGAGTGGACAGCTGGATGGCCTGGAACTGCTGTCCATGTTGACCGCAGCTCTGGCCCCTGGAGCTGCTGATTTTCCTATTGCCAACCCG GTGATCCTGGTAGTGGACAAGGTGCTCGAGACCCAGGACCTGAATGGGGATGGGCTCATGACCCCTGCAGAGCTCATCAACTTCCCAGGAGAGGCCCCAAgccacacagagcccaaagagccTCTGGAGCCACAAGATGTTGGGAGGCAGTCCCTGGTGGCTAAAAGTCCATCAAGACCAGAAACGCAGGAAGCCCTGGGTCCTAGAGGAGAAGATGGGGGACAGGTAGAGGCCAGAAGGGAGTCCTTGGAGCCTGTACAGGAggctgggggacaggcagaggctGAAAGAGAAGCCCCAGCCCCTGGAGCGGAGGCTATAGGacaggcagaggccagggatactggaaaggaagcagaggagcTTCCAGGGGAAACACTGGAGTCGAAGGACACCCCAAATGACTTTGAAGTTCATGCTGTTCAACTGGAGAATGATGAGATATAA
- the KHK gene encoding ketohexokinase isoform X6, with protein sequence MEDKQILCVGLVVLDIINVVDKYPEEDTDSRCLSQRWQRGGNASNSCTVLSLLGAPCAFMGSLAPGHVADFVLDDLRRYSVDLRYTVFQTTGSVPISTVIINEASGSRTILHAYSFLVADFRQRGVDVSQVAWQGRGETPCSCCIVNNCNGSRTIVLYDTNLPDVSAADFDKVDLTRFKWIHIEGRNASEQVQMLQRIEQHNARQPPGQKIRVSVEVEKPREELFQLFGYGDVVKKRPRGRSCIRKTKQKRPREPEV encoded by the exons ATGGAGGACAAGCAGATCCTGTGCGTGGGGCTAGTGGTGCTGGACATCATCAATGTAGTGGACAAGTACCCGGAGGAGGACACGGACAGCAG GTGCTTGTCCCAGAGATGGCAGCGTGGAGGCAACGCATCTAATTCCTGCACCGTCCTCTCCCTGCTCGGAGCCCCCTGTGCCTTCATGGGCTCGCTGGCCCCGGGCCATGTTGCCGA TTTTGTCCTGGATGACCTCCGCCGCTATTCTGTGGACCTACGCTACACAGTCTTTCAGACCACGGGCTCTGTCCCCATCTCCACAGTCATCATCAACGAGGCCAGTGGTAGCCGCACCATCCTCCATGCCTACAG CTTCCTGGTGGCCGACTTCAGGCAGCGGGGCGTGGATGTGTCTCAGGTGGCCtggcagggcagaggggaaaCCCCATGCTCTTGCTGCATCGTCAACAACTGCAATGGCTCCCGCACCATTGTGCTCTACGACAC GAACCTGCCAGATGTGTCTGCTGCGGACTTTGACAAGGTTGATCTGACCCGGTTCAAGTGGATCCACATCGAG ggcCGGAATGCATCGGAACAGGTGCAGATGCTGCAGCGGATAGAACAGCACAATGCCAGGCAGCCTCCAGGTCAAAAGATCCGAGTGTCCGTGGAAGTGGAGAAGCCCCGAGAGGAGCTGTTCCAGCTGTTTGGCTATGGAGACGTG gtgaagaaacgaCCCAGAGGGCGTAGTTgcattaggaaaacaaaacaaaaacgccCGCGAGAGCCAGAGGTGTAA